Proteins encoded by one window of Sus scrofa isolate TJ Tabasco breed Duroc chromosome 12, Sscrofa11.1, whole genome shotgun sequence:
- the GEMIN4 gene encoding gem-associated protein 4 isoform X1, with translation MDLGPLNICEEMTILHGGFLLAEQLFHPKALAELTKSDWEHVGRPIVEALREISAATAHSQPLAWKKKALIIIWAKVLQPYPATPSDTEARWQEDVFFSVGNMIPAINHTVLFELLKSLEASGLFIQLLLALPTAVCRAELERFLEHMAVDTSSKDVAFFLDVWWEMMKHKDDQQDPLLSQFRTMAHKYLSSSDEFSHPPKRFKSDPDVCPTMPLLAMLLAGLKQIRSRILCPGMKCCTLANLADMLSVFALAEDDPQEVSATVYLDKLATVISVWNSDARNPYHQQALAEKVKEAERDISLTSLARLPSETTFVGFEFLRGLLRDWGEELQAMLGSGQGTSYDSYRLCDSLTSFSQNLKLFLATSSLSKEERQVGSELAECVGAFLKSTNRVLGKKGFEKDIAASIAMAIIEQKMDRHMEMCYIFASERKWAFSDAWLACLVNNRALFREPGLVLKLLETVTDVSTADGAVPEAQVKQVIALTLECYAHLSLPDKNKVLSGVLLSWGRKGLSEKLLAHLEGFQEDLNTTFNQLAQSASEQGLAKAVASVARLVILHPEVTVKKLCGMAVVNLGTHRFLAQILTAFPALRFTEEQGPDPSPTFVVSCLKETVWTKFSTPREEKQFLELLSCLASPAKPQGIPVAALLEPDEVLKEFVLPFLMLDVREVDLSLRILIQTLEAHACLEDYWLQTCSPFPLIVSLCQLLDGFSKYWQLPREKRCLPPDGKDLVIHILELLCEVVLANAETFSPDTWVKSLSWLHRKLEQLDWTVGLRLKGFFQGHFKCEVPATLFEICKLSEDEWTSQAHPGYGPGTGLLAWMESCCTSSGISERMLALLVVDVGNPEEVRLFSKGFLVALVQVMPWCSPQEWQCLNQLTRRLLEKQLLHVPYSLEYIQFVPLLNLKPFAQELQLSVLLLRAFQFLCSQSCRNWLPLEGWSHVVRLLCNSLTGLLDSVRLIQSVGPWAQGQEQDLSQEALFFYTQVFCHVLHIMAMLHQELCEPLYVLALEILTCYETLSKTNPSVSSLLQKVNEQRFLKSIAENITPEERRQTLLQKISSF, from the exons ATGGACCTAG GACCTTTGAATATCTGTGAAGAAATGACTATTCTGCACGGGGGCTTCTTGCTGGCCGAGCAGCTCTTCCACCCCAAAGCTCTGGCAGAACTGACCAAGTCTGACTGGGAGCACGTCGGGCGGCCCATCgtggaggctctgagggagaTCTCCGCGGCCACGGCGCACTCCCAGCCCCTCGCCTGGAAGAAGAAGGCCCTGATCATCATCTGGGCCAAGGTTCTTCAGCCCTACCCCGCCACCCCTTCCGACACCGAAGCTCGGTGGCAGGAGGACGTGTTCTTCTCCGTAGGCAACATGATCCCCGCCATCAATCACACGGTCCTTTTCGAGCTGCTCAAGTCCCTGGAAGCGTCCGGGCTCTTTATCCAGCTCCTGCTGGCCTTGCCCACCGCCGTCTGCCGCGCCGAACTGGAGCGCTTTTTGGAGCACATGGCTGTCGACACGTCTTCAAAGGACGTGGCCTTTTTCCTCGACGTCTGGTGGGAAATGATGAAGCACAAGGACGATCAGCAGGACCCCCTGCTCTCCCAGTTCCGGACAATGGCCCATAAGTACCTGTCCTCTTCGGATGAGTTCTCCCACCCTCCCAAGAGGTTTAAGTCGGACCCGGACGTGTGTCCTACCATGCCCCTGCTGGCCATGCTGCTCGCCGGGCTGAAGCAAATCCGAAGTCGGATCCTGTGTCCCGGGATGAAGTGCTGCACGCTGGCCAACCTGGCCGACATGCTGAGCGTGTTCGCGCTGGCGGAGGACGACCCCCAGGAAGTGTCGGCGACCGTGTATCTGGACAAACTGGCCACGGTGATCTCCGTGTGGAACTCGGACGCCCGGAACCCGTATCACCAGCAGGCGCTGGCGGAGAAGGTCAAGGAGGCCGAGCGGGACATCAGCCTCACCTCGCTGGCCAGGCTGCCCAGCGAGACGACGTTCGTGGGCTTCGAGTTCCTGCGCGGCCTGCTGCGGGACTGGGGGGAGGAGCTGCAGGCCATGCTGGGCAGCGGCCAGGGCACCAGCTACGACAGCTACCGGCTGTGTGACAGCCTGACGTCCTTCAGCCAGAACCTGAAGCTCTTCCTGGCCACCAGCAGCCTGTCCAaggaggagaggcaggtgggCTCCGAGCTGGCGGAGTGCGTGGGGGCCTTCCTGAAGAGCACGAACCGGGTGCTGGGGAAGAAGGGCTTCGAGAAGGACATCGCCGCCTCCATCGCCATGGCCATCATCGAGCAGAAGATGGACCGGCACATGGAAATGTGCTACATCTTCGCTTCCGAGAGGAAGTGGGCCTTCTCGGACGCGTGGCTGGCCTGCCTGGTGAACAACCGGGCTCTCTTCCGAGAGCCGGGCCTGGTTTTGAAGCTGCTGGAAACGGTGACGGACGTCAGCACGGCAGACGGGGCCGTCCCCGAGGCTCAGGTCAAGCAAGTGATCGCCCTGACCCTGGAGTGCTACGCGCACCTCTCGCTGCCGGACAAGAACAAAGTCCTCTCGGGCGTCCTGCTTTCCTGGGGGCGCAAGGGCCTCTCGGAGAAGCTGCTGGCTCACCTGGAGGGCTTTCAGGAGGACCTCAACACGACTTTCAACCAGCTGGCGCAGAGCGcctctgagcagggcctggcCAAGGCCGTGGCTTCCGTGGCCCGCCTGGTGATTCTGCACCCGGAGGTCACGGTCAAGAAGCTGTGTGGCATGGCCGTGGTCAACCTCGGCACCCACAGGTTCCTGGCCCAGATCCTCACCGCCTTCCCCGCCCTCAGGTTCACGGAAGAGCAGGGtccagacccctcccccaccttcgtGGTGTCCTGCCTCAAGGAAACCGTCTGGACGAAGTTCTCCACGCCCAGGGAAGAGAAGCAGTTTCTGGAGCTCCTGAGCTGCCTGGCGAGTCCCGCGAAGCCGCAGGGGATTCCAGTCGCGGCTCTCCTCGAGCCCGACGAGGTGCTGAAGGAGTTCGTGCTGCCTTTCCTGATGCTGGATGTCAGGGAGGTGGACCTGAGCCTGCGGATCCTCATCCAGACCCTCGAAGCGCACGCGTGCCTGGAGGACTACTGGCTGCAGACCTGCTCTCCGTTCCCGCTCATCGTCAGCCTCTGCCAGCTCCTGGATGGCTTCAGCAAGTACTGGCAGCTCCCCAGGGAGAAGCGGTGCCTCCCTCCGGACGGGAAGGACCTCGTGATCCACATCCTGGAGCTGCTCTGCGAGGTGGTCCTGGCCAACGCCGAGACCTTCTCCCCCGACACCTGGGTCAAGTCCCTGTCCTGGCTCCACCGGAAGCTGGAGCAGCTGGACTGGACGGTGGGCCTGCGACTGAAGGGCTTCTTTCAGGGCCACTTCAAGTGCGAGGTGCCAGCCACGCTCTTTGAGATCTGTAAGCTCTCCGAGGACGAGTGGACCTCCCAGGCCCACCCCGGGTACGGGCCGGGCACGGGCCTCCTTGCCTGGATGGAGAGCTGCTGCACCTCCAGCGGCATCTCGGAGCGGATGCTCGCCCTCTTGGTGGTCGACGTGGGCAACCCCGAGGAGGTCAGGCTGTTCAGCAAGGGCTTCCTGGTGGCCCTGGTGCAGGTCATGCCCTGGTGCAGCCCCCAGGAGTGGCAGTGCCTCAACCAGCTGACCAGGAGACTGTTGGAGAAGCAGCTCCTGCACGTCCCCTACAGCCTGGAGTACATTCAGTTCGTTCCGCTGCTCAACCTGAAGCCCTTTGCCCAGGAGCTCCAGCTCTCTGTACTCTTGCTGAGAGCTTTCCAGTTTCTCTGCAGCCAGAGTTGTCGGAACTGGCTTCCCCTGGAAGGCTGGAGCCACGTGGTCAGGCTCCTGTGTAACAGCCTGACCGGCCTTCTGGACTCAGTGAGGCTGATCCAGTCCGTTGGCCCTTGGGCCCAAGGACAAGAGCAGGACCTGAGCCAGGAAGCCCTCTTTTTTTACACGCAGGTGTTCTGCCATGTCCTGCACATCATGGCCATGCTCCACCAAGAGCTGTGCGAACCACTCTACGTTCTGGCCTTGGAGATCCTCACCTGCTACGAGACCCTGAGCAAGACCAACCCTTCCGTTAGCTCCTTGCTCCAGAAAGTCAACGAGCAGCGCTTCTTAAAGTCCATTGCCGAGAACATCACCCCTGAGGAGCGGCGCCAAACCCTGCTGCAGAAGATCAGCAGCTTCTGA
- the GEMIN4 gene encoding gem-associated protein 4 isoform X2, translating into MTILHGGFLLAEQLFHPKALAELTKSDWEHVGRPIVEALREISAATAHSQPLAWKKKALIIIWAKVLQPYPATPSDTEARWQEDVFFSVGNMIPAINHTVLFELLKSLEASGLFIQLLLALPTAVCRAELERFLEHMAVDTSSKDVAFFLDVWWEMMKHKDDQQDPLLSQFRTMAHKYLSSSDEFSHPPKRFKSDPDVCPTMPLLAMLLAGLKQIRSRILCPGMKCCTLANLADMLSVFALAEDDPQEVSATVYLDKLATVISVWNSDARNPYHQQALAEKVKEAERDISLTSLARLPSETTFVGFEFLRGLLRDWGEELQAMLGSGQGTSYDSYRLCDSLTSFSQNLKLFLATSSLSKEERQVGSELAECVGAFLKSTNRVLGKKGFEKDIAASIAMAIIEQKMDRHMEMCYIFASERKWAFSDAWLACLVNNRALFREPGLVLKLLETVTDVSTADGAVPEAQVKQVIALTLECYAHLSLPDKNKVLSGVLLSWGRKGLSEKLLAHLEGFQEDLNTTFNQLAQSASEQGLAKAVASVARLVILHPEVTVKKLCGMAVVNLGTHRFLAQILTAFPALRFTEEQGPDPSPTFVVSCLKETVWTKFSTPREEKQFLELLSCLASPAKPQGIPVAALLEPDEVLKEFVLPFLMLDVREVDLSLRILIQTLEAHACLEDYWLQTCSPFPLIVSLCQLLDGFSKYWQLPREKRCLPPDGKDLVIHILELLCEVVLANAETFSPDTWVKSLSWLHRKLEQLDWTVGLRLKGFFQGHFKCEVPATLFEICKLSEDEWTSQAHPGYGPGTGLLAWMESCCTSSGISERMLALLVVDVGNPEEVRLFSKGFLVALVQVMPWCSPQEWQCLNQLTRRLLEKQLLHVPYSLEYIQFVPLLNLKPFAQELQLSVLLLRAFQFLCSQSCRNWLPLEGWSHVVRLLCNSLTGLLDSVRLIQSVGPWAQGQEQDLSQEALFFYTQVFCHVLHIMAMLHQELCEPLYVLALEILTCYETLSKTNPSVSSLLQKVNEQRFLKSIAENITPEERRQTLLQKISSF; encoded by the coding sequence ATGACTATTCTGCACGGGGGCTTCTTGCTGGCCGAGCAGCTCTTCCACCCCAAAGCTCTGGCAGAACTGACCAAGTCTGACTGGGAGCACGTCGGGCGGCCCATCgtggaggctctgagggagaTCTCCGCGGCCACGGCGCACTCCCAGCCCCTCGCCTGGAAGAAGAAGGCCCTGATCATCATCTGGGCCAAGGTTCTTCAGCCCTACCCCGCCACCCCTTCCGACACCGAAGCTCGGTGGCAGGAGGACGTGTTCTTCTCCGTAGGCAACATGATCCCCGCCATCAATCACACGGTCCTTTTCGAGCTGCTCAAGTCCCTGGAAGCGTCCGGGCTCTTTATCCAGCTCCTGCTGGCCTTGCCCACCGCCGTCTGCCGCGCCGAACTGGAGCGCTTTTTGGAGCACATGGCTGTCGACACGTCTTCAAAGGACGTGGCCTTTTTCCTCGACGTCTGGTGGGAAATGATGAAGCACAAGGACGATCAGCAGGACCCCCTGCTCTCCCAGTTCCGGACAATGGCCCATAAGTACCTGTCCTCTTCGGATGAGTTCTCCCACCCTCCCAAGAGGTTTAAGTCGGACCCGGACGTGTGTCCTACCATGCCCCTGCTGGCCATGCTGCTCGCCGGGCTGAAGCAAATCCGAAGTCGGATCCTGTGTCCCGGGATGAAGTGCTGCACGCTGGCCAACCTGGCCGACATGCTGAGCGTGTTCGCGCTGGCGGAGGACGACCCCCAGGAAGTGTCGGCGACCGTGTATCTGGACAAACTGGCCACGGTGATCTCCGTGTGGAACTCGGACGCCCGGAACCCGTATCACCAGCAGGCGCTGGCGGAGAAGGTCAAGGAGGCCGAGCGGGACATCAGCCTCACCTCGCTGGCCAGGCTGCCCAGCGAGACGACGTTCGTGGGCTTCGAGTTCCTGCGCGGCCTGCTGCGGGACTGGGGGGAGGAGCTGCAGGCCATGCTGGGCAGCGGCCAGGGCACCAGCTACGACAGCTACCGGCTGTGTGACAGCCTGACGTCCTTCAGCCAGAACCTGAAGCTCTTCCTGGCCACCAGCAGCCTGTCCAaggaggagaggcaggtgggCTCCGAGCTGGCGGAGTGCGTGGGGGCCTTCCTGAAGAGCACGAACCGGGTGCTGGGGAAGAAGGGCTTCGAGAAGGACATCGCCGCCTCCATCGCCATGGCCATCATCGAGCAGAAGATGGACCGGCACATGGAAATGTGCTACATCTTCGCTTCCGAGAGGAAGTGGGCCTTCTCGGACGCGTGGCTGGCCTGCCTGGTGAACAACCGGGCTCTCTTCCGAGAGCCGGGCCTGGTTTTGAAGCTGCTGGAAACGGTGACGGACGTCAGCACGGCAGACGGGGCCGTCCCCGAGGCTCAGGTCAAGCAAGTGATCGCCCTGACCCTGGAGTGCTACGCGCACCTCTCGCTGCCGGACAAGAACAAAGTCCTCTCGGGCGTCCTGCTTTCCTGGGGGCGCAAGGGCCTCTCGGAGAAGCTGCTGGCTCACCTGGAGGGCTTTCAGGAGGACCTCAACACGACTTTCAACCAGCTGGCGCAGAGCGcctctgagcagggcctggcCAAGGCCGTGGCTTCCGTGGCCCGCCTGGTGATTCTGCACCCGGAGGTCACGGTCAAGAAGCTGTGTGGCATGGCCGTGGTCAACCTCGGCACCCACAGGTTCCTGGCCCAGATCCTCACCGCCTTCCCCGCCCTCAGGTTCACGGAAGAGCAGGGtccagacccctcccccaccttcgtGGTGTCCTGCCTCAAGGAAACCGTCTGGACGAAGTTCTCCACGCCCAGGGAAGAGAAGCAGTTTCTGGAGCTCCTGAGCTGCCTGGCGAGTCCCGCGAAGCCGCAGGGGATTCCAGTCGCGGCTCTCCTCGAGCCCGACGAGGTGCTGAAGGAGTTCGTGCTGCCTTTCCTGATGCTGGATGTCAGGGAGGTGGACCTGAGCCTGCGGATCCTCATCCAGACCCTCGAAGCGCACGCGTGCCTGGAGGACTACTGGCTGCAGACCTGCTCTCCGTTCCCGCTCATCGTCAGCCTCTGCCAGCTCCTGGATGGCTTCAGCAAGTACTGGCAGCTCCCCAGGGAGAAGCGGTGCCTCCCTCCGGACGGGAAGGACCTCGTGATCCACATCCTGGAGCTGCTCTGCGAGGTGGTCCTGGCCAACGCCGAGACCTTCTCCCCCGACACCTGGGTCAAGTCCCTGTCCTGGCTCCACCGGAAGCTGGAGCAGCTGGACTGGACGGTGGGCCTGCGACTGAAGGGCTTCTTTCAGGGCCACTTCAAGTGCGAGGTGCCAGCCACGCTCTTTGAGATCTGTAAGCTCTCCGAGGACGAGTGGACCTCCCAGGCCCACCCCGGGTACGGGCCGGGCACGGGCCTCCTTGCCTGGATGGAGAGCTGCTGCACCTCCAGCGGCATCTCGGAGCGGATGCTCGCCCTCTTGGTGGTCGACGTGGGCAACCCCGAGGAGGTCAGGCTGTTCAGCAAGGGCTTCCTGGTGGCCCTGGTGCAGGTCATGCCCTGGTGCAGCCCCCAGGAGTGGCAGTGCCTCAACCAGCTGACCAGGAGACTGTTGGAGAAGCAGCTCCTGCACGTCCCCTACAGCCTGGAGTACATTCAGTTCGTTCCGCTGCTCAACCTGAAGCCCTTTGCCCAGGAGCTCCAGCTCTCTGTACTCTTGCTGAGAGCTTTCCAGTTTCTCTGCAGCCAGAGTTGTCGGAACTGGCTTCCCCTGGAAGGCTGGAGCCACGTGGTCAGGCTCCTGTGTAACAGCCTGACCGGCCTTCTGGACTCAGTGAGGCTGATCCAGTCCGTTGGCCCTTGGGCCCAAGGACAAGAGCAGGACCTGAGCCAGGAAGCCCTCTTTTTTTACACGCAGGTGTTCTGCCATGTCCTGCACATCATGGCCATGCTCCACCAAGAGCTGTGCGAACCACTCTACGTTCTGGCCTTGGAGATCCTCACCTGCTACGAGACCCTGAGCAAGACCAACCCTTCCGTTAGCTCCTTGCTCCAGAAAGTCAACGAGCAGCGCTTCTTAAAGTCCATTGCCGAGAACATCACCCCTGAGGAGCGGCGCCAAACCCTGCTGCAGAAGATCAGCAGCTTCTGA
- the FAM57A gene encoding protein FAM57A isoform X1: MLLPLAWGSLFFPGLFGLCTWGLRRARPAWTYNDCVMISTRLVSSVQAVLATGSGIIIIRSCSNVVTDRHWLAREYVWFLIPYMVYDSYAMYLCEWYRAGDQSSRQPLTIFRNFLSKNRLMITHHVVILCVLVPVAQRLRGELGDFFVGCIFTAELSTPFVSLGRVLIQLKQQHTLLYKVNGILTLTTFFFCRILLFPFMYWSYGQQQGLSLLQVPSRIPFYCNVANAFLVAPQIYWFSLLCKKAARLFSAPSAKKDG; the protein is encoded by the exons ATGCTGCTGCCGCTGGCCTGGGGCTCGCTCTTCTTCCCGGGGCTCTTCGGGCTCTGCACCTGGGGGCTTCGGCGCGCGCGGCCCGCCTGGACCTACAACGACTGCGTGATGATCAGCACCAG GCTGGTTTCTTCGGTGCAGGCTGTGTTGGCCACCGGGTCTGGGATCATCATCATCCGCTCCTGTAGCAACGTGGTCACCGACAG GCACTGGCTGGCCCGCGAATACGTCTGGTTTTTGATTCCCTACATGGTCTACGACTCCTACGCCATGTACCTCTGTGAATGGTACCGAGCCGGGGACCAGAGCAGCAGACAGCCCCTCACCATTTTCCGAAACTTCCTAAGTAAAAACCGCCTCATGATCACGCACCACGTGGTCATTCTGTGTGTCCTGGTGCCGGTTGCACAG AGGCTCAGGGGAGAGCTGGGGGACTTCTTTGTCGGCTGCATCTTCACAGCAGAACTGAGCACTCCATTCGTGTCGCTGGGCAGGGTTCTGATTCAG CTAAAGCAGCAGCACACGCTGCTGTACAAGGTGAACGGAATCCTCACGCTGACCACCTTCTTCTTCTGTCGGatcctccttttccccttcatGTACTGGTCCTACGGGCAGCAGCAGGGGCTGAGCCTGCTCCAAGTGCCGTCCAGGATTCCCTTCTACTGCAACGTGGCCAACGCCTTCCTGGTCGCTCCCCAGATCTACTGGTTCTCTCTGCTGTGCAAGAAGGCAGCCCGGCTCTTCAGTGCTCCCTCGGCCAAAAAGGATGGTTAG
- the FAM57A gene encoding protein FAM57A isoform X2, producing the protein MLLPLAWGSLFFPGLFGLCTWGLRRARPAWTYNDCVMISTRLVSSVQAVLATGSGIIIIRSCSNVVTDRGSGESWGTSLSAASSQQN; encoded by the exons ATGCTGCTGCCGCTGGCCTGGGGCTCGCTCTTCTTCCCGGGGCTCTTCGGGCTCTGCACCTGGGGGCTTCGGCGCGCGCGGCCCGCCTGGACCTACAACGACTGCGTGATGATCAGCACCAG GCTGGTTTCTTCGGTGCAGGCTGTGTTGGCCACCGGGTCTGGGATCATCATCATCCGCTCCTGTAGCAACGTGGTCACCGACAG AGGCTCAGGGGAGAGCTGGGGGACTTCTTTGTCGGCTGCATCTTCACAGCAGAACTGA